From Panicum hallii strain FIL2 chromosome 2, PHallii_v3.1, whole genome shotgun sequence, a single genomic window includes:
- the LOC112881721 gene encoding uncharacterized protein LOC112881721 isoform X2, producing MTAFTHFNPENYLIRCTYTHHPDKVPEEAAATFYPHIKFVRAASQGKSVDPNITKYSVKVLPFNYDQSVYGFREYFKKHGFKYSETN from the exons ATGACAGCATTCACTCACTTTAATCCTGAAAATTACCTTATTAGGTGCACTTATACACATCATCCTGATAAAGTACCGGAAGAGGCAGCTGCCACATTTTATCCACATATCAAGTTTGTCAGA GCTGCAAGCCAAGGAAAGAGCGTGGATCCTAACATCACCAAGTATTCTGTAAAAGTGCTACCT TTCAACTATGATCAGAGCGTGTATGGATTTCGGGAATATTTCAAGAAGCATGGTTTCAAGTATTCTGAAACAAACTAA
- the LOC112881721 gene encoding uncharacterized protein LOC112881721 isoform X1, which yields MTAFTHFNPENYLIRCTYTHHPDKVPEEAAATFYPHIKFVRVECPKYPGFCLTRQRNEYPFVKVFYNPEQAASQGKSVDPNITKYSVKVLPFNYDQSVYGFREYFKKHGFKYSETN from the exons ATGACAGCATTCACTCACTTTAATCCTGAAAATTACCTTATTAGGTGCACTTATACACATCATCCTGATAAAGTACCGGAAGAGGCAGCTGCCACATTTTATCCACATATCAAGTTTGTCAGA GTCGAGTGCCCAAAGTATCCAGGGTTTTGCCTCACAAGGCAAAGGAATGAATATCCATTTGTTAAAGTATTTTACAATCCGGAACAG GCTGCAAGCCAAGGAAAGAGCGTGGATCCTAACATCACCAAGTATTCTGTAAAAGTGCTACCT TTCAACTATGATCAGAGCGTGTATGGATTTCGGGAATATTTCAAGAAGCATGGTTTCAAGTATTCTGAAACAAACTAA